A region from the Tachysurus vachellii isolate PV-2020 chromosome 25, HZAU_Pvac_v1, whole genome shotgun sequence genome encodes:
- the ptpn23a gene encoding tyrosine-protein phosphatase non-receptor type 23, with amino-acid sequence MEAVPRMPMIWLDLKEAGDFQFSSTVKQFILKNYGEDPDNYNESLKKLEQLRQSAVNVTRDFEGCSTLRKYFGQLHYLQSRVPLGPGQEAAVPVSWTEIFSGKTVTHDDISYEQACILYNLGALHSMLGAMDNRVSEEGMKVSCTHFQCSAGAFAYLRDHFSHNYSVDMSHQILNLNINLMLGQAQECLLEKSMLDNRKSFLVARISAQVVDYYKEACRALENSDTASMLGKIQKDWKKLVQMKIYYFASVAHLHMGKQAEEQQKYGERLAYLQSSLDKLNEAIKLAKGQPDSVQEALRFTMDVIGGKFNSAKKDNDFIYHEAVPSLETLPSVKGAPLVKALPVNPTDPSVTGPDIFSKLVPMAAHEASSLYSEEKAKLLRDVMAKIDSKNETLEQFMDSLNLDPDSVDNMDMYNSIPSVLMEKCAALSVRPDTVKSLIQSMQVLSGVFTDVEASLREIRSVLDDDEAGDQKLEEVAGKQSVPAQPAAIAELRRDLEKYLEAHEKASFTNTELHRAMNLHISNLRLLGGPLDTLREALPRPQLSEDEVAGLQCLKRILGKVQEMKDQRSSLEKQLRELIQQDDITAALVTTERADMKRLFEEQLKKYEQVKVYIDQNLSAQENILKALTDANVQYAAVRKSLAETEQKWNSTVQMLVASYEAYEDLMKKSQEGKEFYEDLETKASRLLERVKTICKTREEERKGILEKEIQKKVPQRPTAPKPAQKKALDMDSSGIEDPEIAKLNAAILALGGDLPEDLRSLPPEFALPMIPDAFRHGAAALYAPPRFPPNLPPPELLAQISRFTTLPPTQGFNHGLPPGSMPQHHQIPQISQLSSVPGYCPPSLQTRPAVSGTPTPIRTSTTTVDSVQTPIPSYTPAPGQPAMPVTPGHPMPTPAVYNPPSAVGSQPQYLQHPGVPVSQPTQGVQAPQPQSQPPQPFPQSRVQGQPQPLFQTVPARHHIPVTGPRLQQQTQPHYLHHIVHQRPPGTPITQQQPFNIHSTPSALPQQVYPPISFVPGCQPVNAIAPNQLPQHSMQPQIPPTSQPVPQVSMSHLPNVKQMPPCSQPYMPPLNQQVHPIPLSQTALSSHQVPPAQQIPPLSQPQMLPPSSQMSPPTHLQMPAVSQPGLHSSHPPVPAVSQSLPHPSRPPVHGGTQPLPHPSHQQILPPYQPVFPAITPRVPVPVQSQLPPASLPAQFPVHTNVLHSQPHVKIPSQLPPGPHPSVPSQITQQPMSLPQLHLPPHSTHVGYPGGIPIVPHQSTVPQQPQTLPPQVPSGAPASYPGTGIVPPGPIQHSGPAVTPGLQSLPQGIIPPSSAATGATPSNVLPALSPSPSPGPSSLGIVPQRPSPALTPVAGAAIPQTVTTPLPSSGPLPSSNSLFQHQKSSTDDLLSSSPESQHGGSKDTANVLLPTKADPQDEQFRKKSEGVKIIQGDPYQAPERVSQLCAELERFRSTVQSLERPSGEGGLSELDARWKELQDQQEKDSRQLSIAIARCYTMKNRHQDVMPYDCNRVVLHSGKDDYINASFIEDLSPYCPRLIATQAPLTGTAADFWLMVYEQKVSLIVMLVSEQELEKQRVLRYFPSERGQQVTQGSVTLSLTTQKITATHVERMIGLQYRDQSLKRTVIHLQYTSWPELGLPESKSNLIRFIQEVHGHYLLQRPLHTPVVVHCSSGVGRTGAFCLLYAALQELEAGNGIPDLSQLVRKMRQQRKNMLQEKLHLKFCHEAVLKHAEQVLQRRGIITTPSQKSTNSATVKQYSQPEAQDLVLGGDMPISSIQATVARLSIRPPSVESDQDPNQDLIPSVAGGQEPKLALVQDLEDPSLGDALPVSLSPPISCPTSPGKIQSPSSPSHQGNVFEGSTAVPVANNHSAPEAAPPAPSSLDLLASLTPEAFTLDNSSRGKQRISKHSFFQAHEGHGLQGPPNGDDPLSSLDPLWTLNKS; translated from the exons ATGGAGGCGGTGCCGCGAATGCCGATGATTTGGTTGGATTTAAAGGAAGCTGGAGATTTCCAGTTTAGTTCGACTGTTAAACAG TTCATACTGAAGAATTACGGTGAGGATCCAGACAACTACAACGAGTCGCTGAAGAAGCTGGAACAGTTACGGCAG AGTGCTGTGAACGTGACCCGGGACTTCGAGGGCTGCAGTACGCTACGCAAATACTTTGGGCAACTGCACTACCTGCAGAGCCGTGTGCCTTTGGGTCCGGGGCAGGAAGCTGCTGTCCCGGTGTCCTG GACGGAGATCTTCTCAGGGAAGACAGTCACGCATGACGACATCAGCTACGAACAAGCGTGCATCTTGTACAACTTGG GAGCACTACACTCCATGCTGGGAGCGATGGACAACCGAGTATCAGAGGAG GGGATGAAGGTGTCGTGCACACATTTCCAGTGCTCAGCTGGAGCCTTCGCCTACCTGCGAGATCACTTCAGTCATAACTACAGTGTGGACATGAGTCACCAGATCCTTAATCTCAACATCAATCTCATGCTG GGTCAGGCTCAGGAGTGTTTGCTGGAGAAGTCCATGCTGGACAACAGAAAGAGTTTCCTTGTTGCACGGATAAGCGCTCAG GTAGTAGACTATTATAAAGAGGCTTGCCGTGCCTTGGAGAATTCTGACACCGCCTCCATGCTTGGAAAGATCCAGAAAGACTGGAAGAAACTTGTGCAGATGAAGATTTACTACTTTGCTTCTGTCGCTCAT CTCCATATGGGAAAGCAAGCTGAAGAGCAGCAAAAATATGGAGAAAGG CTCGCTTATCTACAAAGTTCACTAGACAAACTGAACGAAGCGATAAAGTTGGCTAAAGGCCAACCGGACAGTGTTCAAGAAGCCTTGCGATTCACCATGGATGTCATCGGGGGGAA ATTTAACTCTGCTAAGAAGGATAACGACTTCATTTACCACGAGGCTGTGCCGTCTCTGGAGACGCTGCCTTCGGTCAAAG GTGCACCGCTGGTCAAAGCCTTACCTGTGAATCCAACAGACCCCAGCGTGACAGGACCGGATATTTTCTCCAAGCTGGTGCCTATGGCTGCTCACGAGGCCTCGTCCCTCTACAG TGAAGAAAAAGCCAAGCTGCTACGAGATGTCATGGCAAAAATAGACAGCAAGAACGAGACTTTAGA ACAGTTTATGGACTCTTTAAATCTGGACCCAGACTCTGTggacaacatggacatgtacaACAGCATTCCTTCTGTCCTCATGGAGAAGTGTGCGGCTCTGAGCGTGAGACCAGACACGGTGAAGAGTCTAATACAGTCCATGCAGG TATTATCAGGCGTGTTCACGGATGTGGAGGCCTCGCTTAGGGAGATCCGCTCTGTGTTAGACGACGACGAGGCCGGTGACCAGAAGCTGGAGGAGGTAGCAGGGAAACAGAGCGTCCCAGCCCAACCTGCCGCCATCGCTGAGCTCCGTCGGGACCTCGAGAAATACCTAGAGGCTCATGAAAAAGCAAGCTTCACCAACACAGAGCTTCACCGGGCCATGAATCTGCACATTAGCAACCTGCGACTCCTGGGTGGACCACTGGACACTTTGAGAGAGGCCCTTCCTAGACCACAGCTTTCTGAAG ATGAAGTAGCAGGCCTCCAATGCTTGAAAAGGATTCTGGGTAAAGTACAGGAAATGAAAGACCAGCGCAGTTCTCTCGAGAAGCAGCTGAGGGAATTGATCCAGCAAGATGACATCACTGCTGCATTAGTAACCACCGAGCGGGCAGACATGAAA AGGTTATTCGAGGAGCAGTTGAAGAAGTACGAACAGGTAAAGGTGTACATCGATCAGAATCTATCTGCTCAAGAGAACATCCTCAAAGCACTGACCGACGCGAACGTCCAGTATGCAGCGGTACGCAAGAGCCTGGCCGAGACGGAGCAAAA ATGGAACAGTACAGTGCAAATGCTTGTTGCTTCTTATGAAGCCTATGAAGACCTGATGAAGAAATCACAGGAGGGAAAAGAGTTTTATGAAGACTTGGAGACTAAGGCTTCCCGCCTCTTAGAAAGGGTTAAGACCATCTGCAAGACCagggaagaagagagaaaaggcaTTTTAGAAAA AGAGATCCAAAAAAAGGTTCCTCAAAGGCCCACAGCCCCAAAGCCAGCCCAGAAGAAAGCCCTAGATATGGATTCCTCTGGCATAGAGGACCCTGAAATAGCCAAGCTGAATGCTGCCATTTTAGCCTTAGGTGGAGACTTACCAGAAGATCTTCGTAGTTTGCCTCCTGAATTTGCTCTGCCCATGATACCAGATGCTTTTCGTCATGGGGCAGCTGCTCTGTATGCACCTCCACGATTTCCTCCAAACCTACCACCTCCTGAACTTCTAGCACAAATCTCTCGTTTTACAACGCTTCCCCCAACCCAGGGATTCAACCACGGTCTACCACCAGGCTCCATGCCCCAGCATCATCAGATTCCTCAAATTTCTCAGCTTTCTTCAGTGCCTGGTTATTGCCCTCCATCTTTACAAACCCGGCCTGCTGTATCGGGCACGCCAACTCCGATTCgcacctccaccaccactgTGGACAGTGTGCAAACACCAATTCCCAGCTACACTCCAGCACCAGGACAGCCAGCTATGCCCGTTACCCCTGGACACCCTATGCCCACTCCTGCAGTGTATAATCCCCCCTCTGCAGTGGGTTCTCAGCCTCAGTATTTGCAGCACCCTGGTGTTCCTGTGAGCCAGCCAACTCAGGGAGTACAAGCTCCTCAACCACAGTCACAGCCCCCTCAACCATTTCCCCAAAGTCGCGTTCAAGGCCAACCGCAGCCATTGTTCCAAACAGTGCCAGCTCGGCACCATATACCTGTAACTGGACCTCGACTCCAACAACAAACACAGCCCCACTATCTCCACCACATAGTGCATCAAAGACCACCTGGAACACCGATTACTCAGCAACAGCCATTTAATATTCACTCTACACCATCGGCACTGCCCCAGCAGGTGTATCCTCCCATTTCATTTGTTCCTGGTTGTCAACCTGTGAATGCCATCGCTCCAAATCAGCTGCCCCAACATTCCATGCAACCACAAATTCCTCCAACCTCCCAGCCAGTGCCTCAAGTTTCTATGTCACATTTAccaaatgtaaaacaaatgcCCCCTTGTTCCCAGCCCTATATGCCCCCACTCAATCAGCAAGTACACCCTATTCCTCTTTCACAAACAGCCCTTTCCTCACATCAGGTACCACCTGCTCAACAAATACCTCCACTCTCTCAGCCACAAATGCTTCCACCTTCCTCCCAAATGTCTCCTCCTACTCACCTGCAAATGCCTGCAGTTTCCCAACCAGGTTTGCATTCTTCTCATCCACCAGTCCCTGCCGTTTCCCAGTCTTTACCTCATCCTTCTCGTCCACCAGTGCACGGTGGTACCCAACCATTACCTCACCCCTCCCATCAACAAATTCTCCCTCCTTATCAGCCAGTATTTCCAGCAATCACACCAAGGGTTCCAGTCCCTGTCCAATCTCAGTTACCTCCAGCCTCTCTACCAGCACAATTCCCAGTGCACACCAATGTTCTCCACTCACAGCCCCATGTCAAGATTCCTTCACAACTCCCTCCTGGTCCTCATCCTTCAGTGCCCTCGCAGATTACCCAGCAACCTATGAGCTTGCCTCAACTCCATCTCCCTCCTCACTCTACACATGTGGGTTATCCTGGTGGTATTCCTATAGTTCCCCACCAGTCCACAGTTCCTCAGCAGCCCCAGACTCTGCCTCCACAGGTACCGTCAGGGGCACCAGCATCTTACCCTGGAACTGGGatcgttcctccaggaccaatACAGCATTCTGGACCAGCTGTTACACCTGGACTCCAGTCACTCCCTCAGGGTATTATCCCACCATCTTCAGCTGCAACAGGGGCTACGCCAAGCAACGTCCTGCCCGCCCTGTCACCTTCTCCATCACCAGGGCCTTCCTCACTAGGTATTGTGCCTCAGAGACCCTCTCCTGCTCTCACACCTGTTGCAGGTGCAGCAATTCCACAGACTGTAACAACACCCCTGCCCTCATCTGGCCCTTTGCCATCATCCAACTCACTGTTTCAGCACCAGAAGTCCAGTACAGATGATCTTCTCTCTTCAAGCCCTGAGAGCCAACATGGTGGTAGCAAAGACACTGCCAATGTCTTATTACCCACCAAGGCCGATCCGCAAGATGAACAGTTTCGCAAGAAATCAGAGGGAGTAAAGATTATTCAAGGTGATCCGTACCAGGCTCCAGAAAGGGTCTCACAGCTTTGTGCAGAGCTCGAAAGATTCCGTTCAACCGTCCAATCTTTGGAACGTCCCTCAGGAGAGGGAGGTTTATCAGAACTTGATGCTCGATGGAAAGAGCTACAAGATCAGCAAGAGAAAGATTCTCGCCAGCTCTCTATTGCCATAGCCCGGTGCTACACCATGAAAAACCGCCACCAGGACGTGATGCCTTATGACTGTAATCGAGTTGTTCTACACTCGGGCAAAGATGACTACATCAATGCCAGCTTTATAGAGGACCTTTCACCGTATTGTCCACGTCTTATAGCAACACAGGCACCCCTTACTGGAACTGCTGCGGATTTCTGGCTCATGGTCTACGAGCAGAAAGTGTCTTTAATCGTAATGCTGGTGTCCGAGCAAGAACTTGAAAAG CAAAGAGTCCTGCGGTACTTTCCATCCGAAAGAGGACAGCAGGTCACTCAAGGATCGGTCACACTCAGCCTGACAACCCAGAAAATTACAGCCACTCATGTGGAGCGCATGATTGGACTTCAGTATCGAGATCAGAGTTTGAAGCGTACGGTTATCCACCTACAGTACACCTCGTGGCCTGAGCT TGGATTGCCAGAGAGTAAAAGTAACCTCATTCGCTTCATTCAGGAAGTCCACGGACATTACCTTCTCCAGCGCCCTTTACACACACCTGTTGTGGTGCACTGCAG CTCTGGCGTTGGTCGAACCGGAGCGTTCTGCCTGTTGTATGCTGCATTACAAGAGCTGGAGGCTGGGAACGGTATACCTGATTTATCTCAGCTGGTGAGGAAGATGAGACAACAGAGGAAGAACATGCTACaggagaag ttacaTCTAAAATTCTGCCACGAGGCGGTCCTGAAACATGCAGAACAAGTGCTTCAGCGCCGTGGCATCATTACCACCCCGAGCCAAAAGTCCACAAACAGCGCCACAGTTAAG CAGTATTCACAGCCAGAAGCTCAGGATCTCGTTCTTGGAGGCGATATGCCCATTAGCTCCATCCAGGCTACCGTTGCTAGGCTCAGCATCCGTCCACCCAGTGTCGAGTCGGACCAGGATCCAAATCAAGACCTAATACCTTCGGTTGCTGGAGGACAAGAACCCAAGCTGGCACTAGTCCAGGACCTCGAAGATCCTTCTCTGGGTGACGCTCTTCCTGTGTCACTAAGTCCCCCAATTTCCTGCCCTACTTCTCCAGGTAAGATCCAGTCCCCTTCATCTCCCAGCCACCAGGGTAACGTGTTCGAAGGATCCACAGCAGTGCCAGTAGCTAACAACCATTCTGCACCCGAAGCTGCTCCTCCAGCACCATCATCCCTGGACCTCCTGGCTTCGCTAACACCTGAAGCTTTCACACTAGACAACAGCTCCCGTGGCAAACAGCGAATCAGCAAGCACAGTTTTTTCCAGGCACATGAAGGCCATGGTCTTCAGGGTCCTCCAAACGGAGATGACCCACTCAGCAGCCTGGATCCCCTCTGGACACTCAACAAGTCCTGA
- the LOC132840356 gene encoding uncharacterized protein LOC132840356 translates to MKTLYLFLLTLFGVFTQNSDWGVNYPDKLICAVRGFSVSIKCSYYYPQDHQVKQKLWCSMNSNTDVCENPPYVYNSSLNTESDFKFTGDDKSDCTLLIHNVQFSYSGEYKFRFITDVDKGKWTGNPGATLQVTDLKVSLIRLSGNGTLKQGDSLNLMCDVNCTHTSSQFVWSKNNQRLNTSGPVLHFPALTVRDFGDYTCTLGTGETSGSKTISLHVEGEGFDQWKIWIIIFIVVVILVIVAAVFYLRRKRERGEENAQDGANKHDKQPKPQPSTVPQLDDETLPEEEVTYASVCVKDKKKKQGCVNTEQQKEDDSVIYSTVIKS, encoded by the exons ATGAAGACGCTGTACTTGTTCTTGCTCACGCTGTTCG GTGTCTTCACTCAGAACAGTGACTGGGGTGTGAACTATCCTGATAAACTGATCTGTGCTGTGAGAGGATTCAGTGTCTCCATtaaatgtagttattattatCCACAAGATCATCAGGTGAAACAAAAGCTTTGGTGCTCGATGAACTCaaacacagatgtgtgtgaaaaCCCACCGTATGTTTATAACAGCTCATTAAACACTGAGTCAGACTTTAAGTTCACTGGAGACGACAAATCAGactgtactttattaatccacaatgtacagttcagttattctgGAGAGtacaaattcagatttattactGATGTGGACAAAGGTAAATGGACAGGAAATCCTGGAGCGACTCTACAAGTTACag atttaaaggtGTCACTAATCAGACTCAGTGGAAACGGAACCCTTAAACAAGGAGACTccttaaatctgatgtgtgatgtgaactgcacacacacttcctcacagttTGTGTGGTCTAAGAACAACCAGCGTTTAAATACATCAGGACCCGTTCTTCACTTTCCTGCTCTAACCGTGAGGGATTTTGGGGATTACACCTGCACTTTGGGAACCGGTGAGACGTCAGGATCTAAAACCATCAGCCTTCACGTGGAGG GTGAAGGTTTTGATCAATGGAAAATCTGGatcattattttcattgttgTTGTGATTTTGGTGATCGTGGCTGCTGTATTTTATCTCAG GAGGAAACGTGAGAGAGGTGAAGAGAACGCACAG GATGGAGCAAACAAACACGATAAACAGCCAAAGCCACAGCCGAGCACTGTTCCTCAACTAGATGATGAAACACTGCCTGAGGAGGAAGTGACTTACGCGAGCGTGTGTgtcaaagacaagaaaaaaaagcaagg GTGTGTCAACACCGAGCAACAGAAGGAGGACGATAGTGTCATCTACAGCACTGTCATTAAATCCTGA
- the LOC132840357 gene encoding uncharacterized protein LOC132840357 has protein sequence MLHLVMILLTVSGVFAHSSNSSVKYPDKPICAVRGFSVSIHCNYYPQGHQVIQKLWCSMNSNRDQCVNPPYVYDSSLNTESDFEFTGDDKSDCTLLIHNVQFSYSGVYKFRFITDVERLTGEPGATLQVTDLKVSLIRLSGNGTLKQGDSLNLMCDVNCTHTSSQFVWSKNNQRLNTSGPVLHFPALTVRDSGNYTCTWGTGKTSRSETISLQVEGGAVQWKIWVIVLVTAGVILISLVTGAVIYNRRSVDIKQQKEDDSNIYANVPRKKSAGVRLANVQQQQRDFAIYANVP, from the exons ATGCTGCACTTGGTGATGATTCTTCTCACCGTATCAG GTGTTTTTGCTCACAGCAGCAATTCCAGTGTGAAATATCCTGATAAACCGATCTGTGCTGTGAGAGGATTCAGTGTCTCCATTCACTGTAATTATTATCCACAAGGTCATCAGGTGATACAAAAGCTTTGGTGCTCGATGAACTCAAACAGAGACCAATGTGTAAATCCACCGTATGTTTATGACAGCTCATTAAACACCGAGTCAGACTTTGAGTTCACTGGAGACGACAAATCAGactgtactttattaatccacaatgtacagttcagttattctgGAGTTtacaaattcagatttattactGATGTGGAAAGATTGACAGGAGAACCTGGAGCGACTCTACAAGTCACAG atttaaaggtGTCACTAATCAGACTCAGTGGAAACGGAACCCTTAAACAAGGAGACTccttaaatctgatgtgtgatgtgaactgcacacacacttcctcacagttTGTGTGGTCTAAGAACAACCAGCGTTTAAATACATCAGGACCCGTTCTTCACTTTCCTGCTCTAACTGTGAGGGATTCTGGGAATTACACCTGCACTTGGGGAACCGGTAAGACGTCAAGATCTGAAACCATCAGCCTTCAGGTGGAGG GTGGTGCAGTGCAGTGGAAGATCTGGGTCATTGTCTTAGTTACGGCTGGTGTGATTTTGATCTCTTTAGTGACTGGAGCTGTGATTTACAACAGAAG ATCTGTCGACATCAAACAGCAGAAGGAGGACGATTCTAATATCTACGCTAACGTACCACGGAAGAAGAGCGCTGGTGTTCGTTTAGCTAATGTCCAGCAGCAGCAGAGAGATTTTGCGATATATGCTAATGTACCATAA
- the LOC132840354 gene encoding basigin-like yields MKMLLLVPILLTLSGVLTQDSDWDVKYPDKPICAVRGFSVSIPCYYSYPPQGYQVKQKLWCSMNSNTDKCINPPHVYDSSLNTNHSDFEFTGNDTSDCTLLIHNVQFSYSGVYKFRFITDVTGGKWTGEPGATLQVADLKVSLIRLSGNGTLKQGDSLNLTCDVNCTHTSSQFVWSKNNQRLNTSGPVLHFPALTVRDSGDYTCTWETGETSGSETISLQVEGENPDQWPVVAVVTAAVLFIILVILGAVIYNRRRKDDPLEDKTEKAGAQTQVKQLPQSNEEVSQQEEVTYATVSIKDNNLNKGHVHTEKQKEDISVIYSSVKIK; encoded by the exons ATGAAGATGCTGCTCCTGGTTCCGATTCTACTCACGCTGTCCG GTGTTCTTACTCAGGACAGTGACTGGGATGTGAAATATCCTGATAAACCGATCTGTGCTGTGAGAGGATTCAGTGTCTCCATTCCATGTTATTATTCTTATCCACCACAAGGTTACCAGGTGAAACAAAAGCTTTGGTGCTCGATGAACTCAAACACAGACAAGTGTATAAATCCACCCCATGTTTACGACAGTTCATTAAACACCAATCACTCAGACTTTGAGTTCACTGGAAACGACACATCAGactgtactttattaatccacaatgtacagttcagttattctgGAGTTtacaaattcagatttattactGATGTGACCGGTGGTAAATGGACAGGTGAACCTGGAGCGACTCTACAAGTTGCAG atttaaaggtGTCACTAATCAGACTCAGTGGAAACGGAACCCTTAAACAAGGAGACTCCTTAAATCTGACGTGTGATgtgaactgcacacacacttcctcacagttTGTGTGGTCTAAGAACAACCAGCGTTTAAATACATCAGGACCCGTTCTTCACTTTCCTGCTCTAACCGTGAGGGATTCTGGGGATTACACCTGCACTTGGGAAACCGGTGAGACGTCAGGATCTGAAACCATCAGCCTTCAGGTGGAGG GTGAAAATCCTGACCAGTGGCCAGTTGTTGCTGTGGTGACAGCTGCAGTGCTTTTCATCATCTTGGTCATCTTAGGAGCTGTGATTTACAACAGGAG GAGGAAGGACGACCCTTTAGAGGACAAGACCGAGAAAGCTGGAGCACAAACACAG GTAAAGCAGCTTCCTCAGTCTAATGAAGAAGTGTCACAGCAGGAGGAAGTGACTTATGCGACTGTGTCTATCAAAGACAACAATCTGAACAAAGG GCATGTCCACACTGAGAAGCAGAAAGAAGACATTTCCGTTATCTACAgttctgtgaaaataaaatga